DNA sequence from the Synechococcus sp. MU1617 genome:
GCCGTCTCACCACGGTGGGCAAGTTCGGCCCCGGCAGTGTGATCGGAGCCGCAAGCCTGCTGTGCGGTGCTCCCTGCGAAAACGTGATCGCTGCTGAGGAGGTGATTGCTTGTGCCATCTCGGATCAACTCTGGAGCGAGCTCTATGCCAACGAAGCCTCATTCCGTTACTGGTGCGATCAACAGCTCTGGCCCCAGGAACTGCTCAAGCTGCTGGAGGTTCTTGAGCGGAAGACTCCTGAAGCCGACAGCTTTGCACTTGAAAAGCTGGAGGGTGCCCTGCAATCGGCCGAGCGTTGTTCTCCTGATCAAGCAGCAGTGGATTTGGCTCTGGCAGCTGGCAAGCTCCTTTTCGTCACCAGTGCCTGGGGCGACCTGACGGTCGGTCAGCCCATCCGTTCATCCACTGGCCTTCCGGCTTGCGAGCCGTTTTCGCTGCGGTTGGTTTCCCTGCCCGCCTCTGGTTTCTCTGGTAACGCCGAAGAGATGCCGGCCAACAGCTCTGGCTCACTCGTCTCCGCTTCGTCCATTCAGGACGCAGAAGTGCTGCCTCCCGTGAGCAGCTTCAGTCCGGAGCGCAATGTTGTTGACAACCTGCGTTTGATCCGAGCCGAGGGTTCGCTCCAGGAAACCCTGGCCTGTTTCCAGATGCTGGCGCAGCTGATGAAGCTGCCGTTCCGCCGTGATGCGATCGAGAAAGTCCTGCAGGACAATTTCCGCCGCGGTCTCACCCCCACTCTCCAGCTCTGCGGTCAGCTGGCGGCAAGCCTTGGCCTCCACGTGATGGCTGCACGGGTTCCGGCGGCAGCAGGGACCCGGCTCCAGGTGCCCTCCATGCTGCCCTGGCAGGGTGGATTTGCGCTGGTGATCGCCAGCAACGAGCGCGGGCTGCAGCTGGCCTCGCCCAAGCAGGGCATGGTGACCTTGGCGCCGGATGATCTGGCCGAGCAGTTTACCGAAGGGATCGAGCTGCTCTTGATGGAACGGTCCAACAGCAGCCCCGATCAGAAGTTCGGTCCCGGTTGGTTTTGGCCCGCTCTGAAGCGCTACCGCGGCGTGTTGATTCAGGTGCTGGCTGCCAGCTTTGTGGTGCAGCTGTTCACCCTCGCCAATCCCTTGCTGATCCAGGTGATCATCGACAAGGTGATCAGCCAGCGCAGCCTCGACACCCTGCAGGTGCTGGGTATTGCCCTTGTGATGGTCACCATCCTGGAAGGGGTGCTCGGCAGCCTTAAGACCTTCCTTTTTGCTGAAACCACCAACCGCATCGATCAGCGACTCGGGGCTGAGGTGATCGATCACCTGTTGCGTCTACCCCTGGGCTATTTCGACCGTCGCCCTGTGGGCGAACTGGGCACCCGGGTGGCTGAACTGGAGAAGATCCGCAACTTCCTCACCGGTCAGGCCCTCACCACCATCCTGGATGCCGCCTTTTCCGTGATCTACATCGCGGTGATGCTGATCTACAGCTGGCTGCTCACCTTGATCGCCCTCTCCGTTCTTCCGATCCAGATCGGTCTGACAGTGCTGGGGGCTCCCCTTTTCCGCCGTCAGTTCCGTGCTGCCGCCGAAGAAAACGCCAAGACCCAGAGCCATCTGGTGGAGGTGCTCACCGGCATCCAGACGGTGAAGGCTCAGAACGTGGAGATGGTCAGCCGCTGGCGCTGGCAGGGGTTCTATTCCCAGTACATCGCCCGCACCTTTGAGAAAACGATTACAGGTACGGCCCTGAATCAGACCAGCCAGGTGCTGCAGAAGATTTCTCAGCTGATGGTGCTCTGGATCGGTGCCTCCATGGTGCTGAGTGGCGATCTCACCCTCGGTCAGCTGATCGCGTTCCGGATCATCTCCGGTTACGTGACCCAGCCCCTGCTGCGCTTGTCCACGATCTGGCAAAACATCCAGGAGTTGCGCGTCAGCTTTGAACGGCTTGCGGATGTGATCGATACGCCTGAGGAATCCGATGAAGTTGATAAGTCGAAGGTGATGCTGCCTCCGCTCAGAGGGGATGTGCGGTTTGAGAATCTCTCCTTCCGCTTCCGCCCCGGGCAGCCGCAGGTGCTGAAAGAGGTGAATCTTGAGATTCCCGCAGGCACCTTTGTTGGCATCGTTGGCCAGAGCGGCAGTGGCAAGAGCACCTTGATGAAACTGTTGCCCCGGCTCTATGCGCCTGAGGAAGGCCGGATCCTGATTGACGACTACGACATTGGAAAGGTCGAGCTTTATTCCCTGCGCCGTCAGATCGGCGTCGTTCCGCAAGACCCTCTGTTGTTCAGCGGAACCGTGAGCGACAACATTGCGCTCACCAATCCGGAAGCCTCCAGTGAGGAGATCGTGCGGGCTGCGCGTCTCGCCAATGCCCACGACTTCATCATGGATCTTCCCAGTGGCTACAGCACGCCTGTGGGTGAACGTGGCGCTGCCCTCAGCGGAGGACAGCGACAGCGCGTTGCCATTGCTCGCACCCTGCTCAGCAACCCCAAGCTGCTGGTGATGGACGAGGCCACCAGCGCCCTCGACTACGAAACTGAACGGAAGGTCTGCGACAACCTTCTTAGCAATCTCAACGACCGCACTGTCTTTTTCATCACCCATCGTTTGTCGACCATCCGTCAGGCCGACATGATCGTGATGCTTCACCAGGGAGCTGTTGTTGAAGTCGGCACGCACGACGAATTAATCATCCAGCGCGGTCGCTACTACGCCCTCTACCGCCAGCAGGAGAGTTCCTGATGAAGATGAATCCGCAAAAGGTGACGGCTCTCGTTAAGCAGGGCTCCAGCAACCTGGTCAACACATCACGCGACTTTCTGCGCCGCTTCGACCCCGGTGCCCCGCAAGATGCCTCCGATCTCACCATCTACGACGAGTCGATCCTTCAACAGGGTCGTTTCTGGATGCGCACCGTCACCTGGGCCTTGATCGGTAGCACTGTGTTTGGGGTGGCTTGGCTGGCCTTCGCTCGTACCGAAGAAATTGTCGTGGCCCCCGGCAAACTCGAGCCGATTGGTTCCGTTCAGGACATTCAGATGCCTGTGGGAGGTGTGGCCGATCAGATCCTTGTGAAGGAGGGTGATCGGGTGAAGGCTGGCCAGGTGTTGATGAAGCTGGACACCGAAGCCAGCGAGGAACTCCGCAACAGCTTGGAGAAGACGATCAAGCTTAAACAGGAGCAACTGACGCTCAAGGAGGAGGAAAAACGCAACACCATGCAGATGAACCAGGAAGAGGTGCTGATGCTGGAGAACAATCTCGCCCTTCAGGCTGAAATTTTGGAGCGTTATGAGCAGTTGCAGGCCGCTGGTGCTTTCTCAGAAGTGCAGTACCTCAAGCAGCAAAATATCGTTGCTGAAACCCGCGGCAAACTGATGCAGAGCAAGTCGGAACGCCTGCGTCAGATTGCTCTGCTCGATCAACAGATGGCCCAGTTGAAGTCTGAGCTTGCCGATCTCAATGGACGCTTCGTGGAGAGCAGGGTCACCCTTCGATATCAGCAGCTGCGGTCGCCTGTTGATGGTGTGGTCTTTGATCTCAAGCCCACCTCCCGTGGCTTTACGGCCCAATCCACCCAGACGGTGATGAAGGTGGTGCCGATGGGTTCGCTCGAAGCGAAAGTAGAGGTGCCGAGCAACAAGATCGGTTTCGTGCAGGTGCCAAAGGATTGCCCGGAGGACCGTGATGCCTGCATGTCTGCTGACATCAGCATCGACTCCTTCCCTTCCACTGATTTCGGCGTTCTCAAGGGCAAAGTGTCCCGTATTGGTTCCGATGCCCTGGAGCCTGACCCTCAGGAGCAGCGTCAGGAACTCAGTTTCCCGGTCACGATTCAGCTGGATGATCAACAGCTGAAGCTCAAGACTGGATCGTCTTTGCCCCTGCAGGTGGGCATGAGCCTGACGGCGAACATCAAGCTGCGCAAGGTGTCCTACCTGCAACTGCTGTTGGGAGAATTCCAGGACAAGGCGAAATCGCTTCAGCGTCTCTGAATTCGTGCGGATTCTTTTCGTTCATCAGAACTTTCCAGGTCAGTACGTCCACATCATTCAGCGCCTGGCCCAGCAGGGTCAGCACCAAATGGTGGCTTTGGGCATCAATGCTCTGGATCGCGGGCGTGGAATGCCCGAGAGCCTCAACCATTTCCGTTACCGCCTCGATCGCGGCAACACCAAGGGTGTTCATCCCCTGGTGATGGAAACGGAAACCAAGATCATCCGAGCTGAGGGCTGTGCCCGTGCTGCTGAGCAGCTCAAGGCGAAGGGCTTCACGCCCGATTTGATCTGTGCCCATCCCGGATGGGGTGAACCACTGTTCCTGAAGGCGATCTGGCCCGATGCTCCACTGCTTTGCTACCAGGAATTTTTCTACAACGAGTTCGGCTTCGACTCCAACTTCGATCCGGAATTTCAGGACGACGGCAGTTGGCAAGAGCAGGCGAAGCTCACCATGAAGAACGCCTATCTGCATCTCACTCTCGAGCAGGCCGATTGGAACGTCTCTCCCACCCATTTCCAGGCCAGCAGCTTTCCGGAGCACTGGCGCCGAAAAATCAGCGTGATTCATGACGGCGTTGATCTTCAGCAGGCCAGTCCCAATCCATCACCGGCTCCGCTGAAGCTGCCTGATGGAACCGTTCTGGAGAAGGGCCAACCGATCGTCACCTTTGTGAACCGCTGCCTGGAGCCCTACCGGGGCTGCCACACCTTCATCCGAGCCATCCCTGAACTGCAGCGGCTACACCCTGAAGCGCGGTTGGTCGTTGTTGGTAAGACCAAGGGAGTGAGCTATGGCGCTGCATGCCCTGATGGCGAATGGAGTGATCGCTTCCTGGCGGAGATCGAGGGTCAATACGACCCTGGCCGGGTGCATTTCACGGGGGCATTGCCCTACAGCCAGTTCATTTCCTTGCTGCAGCTCAGTTCCTGTCACGTTTATCTCACCTATCCCTTCGTGATGAGCTGGAGCCTGCTGGAGGCGATGGGCTGTGGTTGTGCAGTGGTGGGGTCCGACACGGCTCCAGTGCGGGAGGTCATCCGTCACGGTCAGAACGGCGTGCTGGTGAATTTCTTTTCGCCCACTGATTTGGCCGCGGCGGTGGTTGAGATGCTCAACGACTCAGAGCGCGCTGCTGCGTTTGGTGTGGCCGCTCGCGAGACGGTCGAACGCGCTTATGAACTGAATGCCTGTGTCACCCGACAGCTGGCCTTGATGGATCTGGTGGCGAGTCGCAGCATCATGGCCTGAGGCCACCCGGCAGACTGAGCTGCTGTACCTGCATCCCGCACGTGAGTCAGCTCCAGAGCCTCAGGGGCATGGTGGATCTGCTGCCCGAGGCGCTTCAGCATTGGCAGGCGGTGGAGGCCATGGCGCGGGAGCAGTTCCATCGGTCTGGGTTCGGCGAGATCCGGACGCCGCTCCTGGAGACAACGGATCTGTTCTGCCGTGGCATCGGTGAGGGCACCGATGTGGTGGGGAAGGAGATGTATAGCTTTCAGGATCGGGGCGATCGCTCCTGCACATTGCGGCCGGAAGGCACCGCATCCGTGGTGCGTGCTGCCCTCCAACACGGCTTGCTCAGCCAGGGTGCCCAGAAGCTCTGGTATGCGGGGCCGATGTTTCGCTACGAACGTCCCCAGGCGGGCCGGCAGCGGCAGTTCCACCAGATCGGTGTGGAGTGGCTCGGGGCGGAACGAGCCCGAAGCGATGTAGAGGTGATTGCTTTGGCCTGGGATCTGCTGGCCAGCCTTGGCGTGGGTGGCTTGCAGCTGGAACTGAACAGCCTCGGTACGTCCGAGGACCGGCACTCCTACCGCAATGCTCTGGTGGCCTGGCTCGAGCAGCGGTTTGAGGCTCTTGATCCCGATTCCCAGGCACGGCTCAGCACCAATCCGTTGCGCATCCTCGACTCCAAAAACAAAGACACCCAGGCGCTGTTGGTGGACGCGCCCACCTTGGCTGATTCACTGTCTGATGCCAGCCGTGAACGTTTTGAAGAGGTGCAGCGAGGTCTGACTGCCCTTGGGATTCCCTTCCGGCTTAATCCCCGGTTGGTGCGTGGCTTGGACTACTACAGCCACACGGCCTTTGAGATCACCAGTGATCAACTGGGGGCCCAGGCCACCGTGTGCGGTGGTGGTCGTTACGACGGCCTGATCGGCCAGTTGGGCGGCCCCCAGACCCCAGCTATCGGTTGGGCTCTCGGCATGGAACGGTTGTTGCTGGTGTTGGAAGCCGCTGCGCAGGCGGATCCTCAGGGTGTCGCTGCCCGGCTAACGGCGACGGCTGCACCTCAGGTTTACCTGGTGAACCGGGGTGGGGAGGCCGAGCGTGTCGCCTTGGCCTTGGCACGGGATCTGCGGGCCGTTGGGCTGCGGGTGGAGTTGGATGCGTCGGGTTCGGCTTTCGGTAAGCAGTTCAAGCGGGCCGATCGCAGCGGTGCTCAATGGGCGTTGGTGCTCGGCGATGAGGAGGCTGAGCGTGGGGAGGTGCGTCTGAAGTCGTTGAATCAGCAGGCTGAAGAATGCACCGTTGCGATCGCGCCAGTGTCCGCGATTGTGGAGAGACTGCTCACCCCCTGAGGATGCAGATCCACCTCGTCACTGGCGGTGCCGGTTTCCTTGGCTCCCATTTGATCGACCGTCTGATGGAGGCCGGCGATGAGGTGATCTGTCTCGATAACTACTTCACCGGTCGTAAGTGCAACATCGAGCGCTGGATTGGCCATCCCCGTTTCGAACTCATCCGCCACGACGTCACTGAACCGATCAAGCTCGAGGTGGATCGGATCTGGCATCTGGCATGTCCCGCCTCGCCGATTCATTACCAGTTCAATCCGGTTAAGACGGCCAAGACCAGCTTCCTCGGCACTTACAACATGCTGGGCCTGGCCCGGCGGGTGGGGGCCCGTTTGCTGCTGGCCAGCACCAGCGAGGTCTACGGCGACCCTGAGGTGCATCCCCAGCCTGAGAGTTACTGGGGCTCTGTGAATCCGATCGGTGTGCGCAGTTGTTACGACGAGGGCAAGCGCATCGCTGAAACACTCTGTTTTGACTATCAGCGCATGAACGGTGTTGAGGTGAGGGTGGCGCGCATCTTCAACACCTACGGCCCGCGGATGCTCCTCGACGACGGTCGGGTGGTGAGCAATTTCATCGTTCAGGCCCTGCGGGGCGAACCGCTGACGCTGTACGGCGATGGCAGCCAAACCCGTTCGTTCTGTTACGTCAGTGATCTGGTCGAGGGCTTGATTCGCCTGATGAACGGTTCCGAGATGGGGCCGATCAACCTTGGCAATCCCGAGGAATTCACGATCCGACAGCTTGCGGAGCTGGTGCGGATGCAAATCAACCCGGAGCTGCCGTTGGTGGAGAAACCCTTGCCGGAAGACGACCCACAGCAGCGCCAGCCAGCGATTGACCTTGCTCGTCAGCAGCTGGATTGGCAGCCGACTGTGTCACTGGAGCAGGGCCTGGCTCCCACCATCGACTCCTTCCGTAATCTCCTTGGACTTGCCCAAGGCCGCAGGACGTGACCATTCAACGGATCTGCTGCATCGGTGCGGGGTATGTGGGTGGCCCGACCATGGCGGTGATCGCTGACCGCTGCCCGCAGGTTCAAGTGCAGGTGGTGGACATCAATCAAGCGCGCATCGACGCCTGGAATGATCCCGATCTCAGCAAGTTGCCGGTGTATGAACCGGGGCTCGATCGCGTTGTGGAACGGGCGCGGGGGCGCAACCTGCATTTCTCCACTGATGTGGCGGCTTCGATTGCCGCTGCAGACATGGTGTTCATTTCGGTGAACACGCCCACCAAGACCAAGGGACTGGGAGCTGGACAGGCAAGTGATCTCCGCTGGGTGGAAGCCTGTGCCCGTGAGGTGGCTCAGGCGGCCACTGGTCACACGATCGTGGTGGAAAAAAGCACCCTGCCTGTGCGCACAGCTGCGGCAATCAAAACCATCCTGGAAGCCGCCAGTGAGGGAGAGGAGCAGCGCACGTTCTCGGTGCTTTCCAATCCCGAGTTTCTGGCGGAGGGAACGGCCATCCGTGATCTGGAGGCTCCGGATCGCGTGCTGATCGGTGGCGATGATCCTGACTCCATTGATGCTCTCGCTGCCATTTACGCCCATTGGGTTTCGCAGCAGCAGATCTTGCGCACCAACCTCTGGAGTAGCGAGCTCTCCAAGCTCACCGCCAATGCCTTTCTGGCGCAGCGGATCAGTTCGATCAATTCGATCGCGGCGTTCTGTGAGGCCAGCGGGGCGGACGTGCGCGAAGTGGCCCGGGCCATTGGCACTGACAGTCGGA
Encoded proteins:
- the hisS gene encoding histidine--tRNA ligase, producing the protein MSQLQSLRGMVDLLPEALQHWQAVEAMAREQFHRSGFGEIRTPLLETTDLFCRGIGEGTDVVGKEMYSFQDRGDRSCTLRPEGTASVVRAALQHGLLSQGAQKLWYAGPMFRYERPQAGRQRQFHQIGVEWLGAERARSDVEVIALAWDLLASLGVGGLQLELNSLGTSEDRHSYRNALVAWLEQRFEALDPDSQARLSTNPLRILDSKNKDTQALLVDAPTLADSLSDASRERFEEVQRGLTALGIPFRLNPRLVRGLDYYSHTAFEITSDQLGAQATVCGGGRYDGLIGQLGGPQTPAIGWALGMERLLLVLEAAAQADPQGVAARLTATAAPQVYLVNRGGEAERVALALARDLRAVGLRVELDASGSAFGKQFKRADRSGAQWALVLGDEEAERGEVRLKSLNQQAEECTVAIAPVSAIVERLLTP
- a CDS encoding nucleotide sugar dehydrogenase; amino-acid sequence: MTIQRICCIGAGYVGGPTMAVIADRCPQVQVQVVDINQARIDAWNDPDLSKLPVYEPGLDRVVERARGRNLHFSTDVAASIAAADMVFISVNTPTKTKGLGAGQASDLRWVEACAREVAQAATGHTIVVEKSTLPVRTAAAIKTILEAASEGEEQRTFSVLSNPEFLAEGTAIRDLEAPDRVLIGGDDPDSIDALAAIYAHWVSQQQILRTNLWSSELSKLTANAFLAQRISSINSIAAFCEASGADVREVARAIGTDSRIGPKFLNAGPGFGGSCFQKDILNLVYLCRHFGLPEVADYWESVVALNTWQQHRIARLVVEKLFGTVTGKRLAILGFAFKADTNDTREAPAIRICRDLLEEGAQLAIHDPKVAAHQMARDLQQEPAFQAEALSGTGCWAQVRSIEDAVEGADAVLVLTEWKEYCNLNWMSLARRMRKPAWVFDSRAVADPEKVRAAGLTLWRVGDGEG
- a CDS encoding UDP-glucuronic acid decarboxylase family protein yields the protein MQIHLVTGGAGFLGSHLIDRLMEAGDEVICLDNYFTGRKCNIERWIGHPRFELIRHDVTEPIKLEVDRIWHLACPASPIHYQFNPVKTAKTSFLGTYNMLGLARRVGARLLLASTSEVYGDPEVHPQPESYWGSVNPIGVRSCYDEGKRIAETLCFDYQRMNGVEVRVARIFNTYGPRMLLDDGRVVSNFIVQALRGEPLTLYGDGSQTRSFCYVSDLVEGLIRLMNGSEMGPINLGNPEEFTIRQLAELVRMQINPELPLVEKPLPEDDPQQRQPAIDLARQQLDWQPTVSLEQGLAPTIDSFRNLLGLAQGRRT
- a CDS encoding HlyD family secretion protein; this translates as MKMNPQKVTALVKQGSSNLVNTSRDFLRRFDPGAPQDASDLTIYDESILQQGRFWMRTVTWALIGSTVFGVAWLAFARTEEIVVAPGKLEPIGSVQDIQMPVGGVADQILVKEGDRVKAGQVLMKLDTEASEELRNSLEKTIKLKQEQLTLKEEEKRNTMQMNQEEVLMLENNLALQAEILERYEQLQAAGAFSEVQYLKQQNIVAETRGKLMQSKSERLRQIALLDQQMAQLKSELADLNGRFVESRVTLRYQQLRSPVDGVVFDLKPTSRGFTAQSTQTVMKVVPMGSLEAKVEVPSNKIGFVQVPKDCPEDRDACMSADISIDSFPSTDFGVLKGKVSRIGSDALEPDPQEQRQELSFPVTIQLDDQQLKLKTGSSLPLQVGMSLTANIKLRKVSYLQLLLGEFQDKAKSLQRL
- a CDS encoding glycosyltransferase family 4 protein, with product MRILFVHQNFPGQYVHIIQRLAQQGQHQMVALGINALDRGRGMPESLNHFRYRLDRGNTKGVHPLVMETETKIIRAEGCARAAEQLKAKGFTPDLICAHPGWGEPLFLKAIWPDAPLLCYQEFFYNEFGFDSNFDPEFQDDGSWQEQAKLTMKNAYLHLTLEQADWNVSPTHFQASSFPEHWRRKISVIHDGVDLQQASPNPSPAPLKLPDGTVLEKGQPIVTFVNRCLEPYRGCHTFIRAIPELQRLHPEARLVVVGKTKGVSYGAACPDGEWSDRFLAEIEGQYDPGRVHFTGALPYSQFISLLQLSSCHVYLTYPFVMSWSLLEAMGCGCAVVGSDTAPVREVIRHGQNGVLVNFFSPTDLAAAVVEMLNDSERAAAFGVAARETVERAYELNACVTRQLALMDLVASRSIMA
- a CDS encoding type I secretion system permease/ATPase, with protein sequence MTQTPPFPLLEHPAFRGVSEASLSNLENSCRVLRFDLGGQLSDPNDIPARILVILQGQARLVGRHNGRLTTVGKFGPGSVIGAASLLCGAPCENVIAAEEVIACAISDQLWSELYANEASFRYWCDQQLWPQELLKLLEVLERKTPEADSFALEKLEGALQSAERCSPDQAAVDLALAAGKLLFVTSAWGDLTVGQPIRSSTGLPACEPFSLRLVSLPASGFSGNAEEMPANSSGSLVSASSIQDAEVLPPVSSFSPERNVVDNLRLIRAEGSLQETLACFQMLAQLMKLPFRRDAIEKVLQDNFRRGLTPTLQLCGQLAASLGLHVMAARVPAAAGTRLQVPSMLPWQGGFALVIASNERGLQLASPKQGMVTLAPDDLAEQFTEGIELLLMERSNSSPDQKFGPGWFWPALKRYRGVLIQVLAASFVVQLFTLANPLLIQVIIDKVISQRSLDTLQVLGIALVMVTILEGVLGSLKTFLFAETTNRIDQRLGAEVIDHLLRLPLGYFDRRPVGELGTRVAELEKIRNFLTGQALTTILDAAFSVIYIAVMLIYSWLLTLIALSVLPIQIGLTVLGAPLFRRQFRAAAEENAKTQSHLVEVLTGIQTVKAQNVEMVSRWRWQGFYSQYIARTFEKTITGTALNQTSQVLQKISQLMVLWIGASMVLSGDLTLGQLIAFRIISGYVTQPLLRLSTIWQNIQELRVSFERLADVIDTPEESDEVDKSKVMLPPLRGDVRFENLSFRFRPGQPQVLKEVNLEIPAGTFVGIVGQSGSGKSTLMKLLPRLYAPEEGRILIDDYDIGKVELYSLRRQIGVVPQDPLLFSGTVSDNIALTNPEASSEEIVRAARLANAHDFIMDLPSGYSTPVGERGAALSGGQRQRVAIARTLLSNPKLLVMDEATSALDYETERKVCDNLLSNLNDRTVFFITHRLSTIRQADMIVMLHQGAVVEVGTHDELIIQRGRYYALYRQQESS